The Primulina huaijiensis isolate GDHJ02 chromosome 17, ASM1229523v2, whole genome shotgun sequence genome window below encodes:
- the LOC140963486 gene encoding putative germin-like protein 2-1 translates to MATFVLLFSLISLSFCCISFAFEPSPLQDFCVANPMMPTRVNGLPCKNPATVEASDFFFSGLHLPGKTSNAVGSKVTPVSVAQLPGLNTLGISLVRIDYAPLGINPPHTHPRASEILTVIEGSLLVGFITSNPDNRFITKTLQKGDVFVFPVGLIHFQHNVGTGKAVAIAALSSQNPGVITIANAVFGSNPDINSDVLAKAFQVDKSIVNQIQTKF, encoded by the exons ATGGCAACGTTCGTGCTCTTGTTTAGCTTAATATCTCTTAGTTTCTGCTGCATCAGCTTTGCCTTTGAGCCTAGCCCGTTGCAAGATTTCTGTGTCGCAAACCCGATGATGCCAA CACGAGTGAATGGTTTACCATGCAAAAACCCTGCGACAGTTGAAGCCAGTGATTTCTTCTTTAGTGGGCTGCATTTACCTGGAAAAACATCCAATGCTGTTGGCTCCAAGGTCACCCCGGTCTCTGTAGCTCAATTGCCCGGCCTCAATACTCTTGGAATCTCATTGGTCCGTATCGACTACGCGCCACTTGGAATCAACCCTCCACATACTCACCCAAGAGCCAGTGAAATCCTTACGGTCATCGAGGGTTCCCTTCTAGTCGGATTCATAACCTCGAATCCCGACAACAGGTTCATCACCAAGACCCTACAAAAAGGTGATGTTTTTGTGTTTCCAGTGGGTCTCATCCACTTCCAACACAATGTGGGAACTGGGAAAGCAGTTGCTATAGCAGCATTGAGCAGTCAGAATCCTGGAGTGATCACCATTGCAAATGCAGTTTTCGGGTCGAACCCGGATATCAATTCTGATGTTCTTGCCAAGGCTTTCCAGGTGGATAAGAGCATCGTGAATCAGATCCAGACCAAATTCTAG
- the LOC140963485 gene encoding uncharacterized protein, whose product MAEENTDSVNLDLNLGPDDNLNDIGEFGSGSYSSVALNLGNWLDRRGNRRVGPRVIRRNGSSLSWRRDRNLFETGNTATGLTSRVAPQTGPNSVVSKIRPVEISKIGDNRCGFSTNETRDKKGGKNYNDESGFFYCNICLDLAKEPVVTCCGHLFCWPCIYRWLLHHSSANECPVCKGRVTVKNIIPIYGSGPTPNTLESDVDLHIKIPPRPKARRVERLSQLNQRIRSVGNSSDFGPRIAPIHFQNYPHTTDLTTPISSSERVETEFFLRSYFQIDRMETNQELAPTFEDMDSVSTSGGQMVDNAVEIDSTLSLSTSSSRRRTAASRNSDVNSGDSRITRRRLY is encoded by the coding sequence ATGGCAGAAGAGAACACGGATTCAGTGAATCTTGATCTCAATTTGGGGCCTGATGATAACTTAAATGACATTGGCGAGTTTGGATCAGGATCTTATTCTAGTGTTGCTTTGAACTTGGGGAATTGGTTGGATAGACGTGGAAATCGTCGGGTGGGGCCTAGAGTCATCCGGCGAAATGGAAGTTCACTATCCTGGAGGCGAGATCGAAATCTCTTTGAAACGGGAAACACTGCGACGGGGTTAACCAGTAGGGTTGCACCACAGACTGGTCCCAATAGTGTGGTGTCTAAGATCAGGCCAGTCGAGATATCCAAAATTGGTGATAATAGATGTGGTTTTTCTACAAATGAGACTCGGGATAAGAAAGGTGGGAAAAATTACAATGATGAAAGTGGCTTTTTTTATTGCAATATATGCTTGGATTTGGCCAAGGAACCAGTTGTAACTTGTTGCGGTCACTTGTTTTGCTGGCCATGTATTTACCGTTGGTTACTCCATCATTCTAGTGCCAACGAATGTCCAGTTTGCAAGGGGAGGGTTACCGTAAAAAACATTATCCCAATTTACGGTTCTGGTCCCACTCCTAACACATTGGAGTCGGATGTAGATTTGCATATAAAGATTCCTCCTAGGCCTAAGGCTCGACGGGTTGAAAGATTGTCACAATTAAATCAAAGGATTAGGAGTGTTGGGAATTCGTCTGATTTCGGTCCTAGAATAGCCCCTatacattttcaaaactatccTCATACAACGGACCTTACTACCCCGATAAGCTCTTCCGAGAGAGTAGAGACTGAGTTCTTTCTTAGATCCTATTTTCAAATTGACCGGATGGAAACCAATCAAGAACTGGCTCCAACTTTTGAAGACATGGATTCTGTGTCGACCTCAGGTGGTCAAATGGTAGATAACGCAGTTGAAATTGATTCCACGTTGTCCCTCTCTACTTCATCTTCGAGGAGAAGAACTGCAGCTTCAAGAAATTCAGATGTGAACAGTGGAGACTCGCGTATAACTAGGAGGAGACTATATTGA